The Akkermansia sp. RCC_12PD genome contains the following window.
TATTCGTAGTCTTCAGAAGAAATTAGAGACCAGTCTTCACCTGTGTGGACGTACTGCTCTTTTCTCGTGGTCGTGCCATTTTCAGCGATGTATTGCACGGTTCTGGTACTTTGACCGGGAACAATGCTTCCGTTTGCCTGAACAGTTTCCGTCACCTTGTGAACACCCCCATGGTCTGTGGTGGCTTCATAGAAATAAATCGTTTGCACTCCATCAATGCCCTGATTCATCTTCTTCCTGCCTCGGGCATAGGGATACTCCGCCATTTCCCCGTAGGTCTCCGAGATGCTTGTGCAAACCTGGTCGGAACCTAGGGCGGTTTCCGTCACCTCCGTTCGGCTGACTTGCGGAGTATCCACATACGCATATGTTTTTGTTCTCAAAATAGTTTCCGTGCCGTCCGGAGTGATAATCACTTCTTTTTCCATTGTCGGCCTGAAATCATTGAAGCAAAGGTCGGCGTATTCAGTACGCATCCCTTTCTCCCCTCCTCCTGCCCACGGCGTAGCTTGCAAAACTACCCGGCCCTGGTCGTCATACTCGTAGCGCGTGTAGCCTCCGTCGGGCTTGATTTCCAAAGACATGCGGAACTGGTCGTTGTACGTGTAGAGGGTGGTCTGCTCATTGGAAGTATTGTAGCCTTCCGTGCTGCTGATGGTCAGCCAGCCGCCGTCGGTATACTTCTTCACTGTACGCGTACTGCGGGAAGGCCGGGAATCATTGATGCCCCTGACCGTTTCAATCCGCTCCCACTTGGCGCCGGGCAGGGCGTTGCGTTCAATCGTGCGCACGATGCGTTCATCTCCTTCTCCCTTGATGATGCTTATTTTGTTTCCTTCCTCGCGGCGTTCGATAACCCGCGGTTCCTGCCCGGCCCGTTGATTGGTGATGTAAGTCACTTTTACGCCATCCTCCATGGAAGTTCTATAAACGGCCGTCTTGTAGGGCTCTCCGGTAACCACAAATTCCCCATCATGGGATGCAGAGACATTCCCGGGAGCGTACCACTCCAGGGCAAGGCTGTTGTTTCCGGGAATGCTGCGCATCAGCCCCTGAGCCCGGGAATAGACGCTGTTGAGAGAGCCGTCCGGGTTGTAGGCCACTTGGACCTTGCGGGCATACTCCTCGGCGGTCATGACGTGTCCCGAAGAACTGGTGACCGAGACGACCTCTCCGGTAGAGGAAGAGAAGCGCAGGATCATGCCGGAAGGAAGCGTCATATCCATGTAGGCTGGGGTATCCTGGGTATTGGGAGTGAGATCTTCGTTGAGCAGCCGTATCCGATAGCTCAGTTTCCTGGAGCTGCCGACGGGAGAAGCGTCGGAGCTTCCCGTTTCCGCCTTGAAATAAATGTGACTGCCTGAGGGGCGCCTGACGGTGACTCGTCTTTCCTCTTGAGAGAAGGAGGCGCTCCATGCCATGGGGTGGTTGTAGCGCATGGAAGGCCCGCTGTTGGAGCTGGGGGTAAGGGGAGTGGAAGAACGGGCCATCCTCATGAATCTGGCAGGAGGAGGAGGCGGAGGGCCTCCTGCAGAGGGGGGATTGACACAGGCATTTCCCTGGCAGTCCTGTTCATCGTCGGGGTCGCCCGGAGTGGGCTGTTGCTGGACGCAGTTTTCATCGCCTTCTTCGTCGCACGCATCGCATGGGCATGGGCATGGACATGGTTCTTCCTCAGTGAGCGGTCCGCTGGAGGAAGAAGACAAAGAACTGGAGCTGGAACTGGAACTGGAACTGGAACTGCTTGACTTGGGATCAAACCCAAAATCATCCCCACCCCCTTCCGAAGAGCTGCTGGAGGTGGTCTCCTCTTCCTCGTCCCGATAAAGATTGACCAAGGTGATGACTTCCTCCCCTTCCTTGTCCGGAGGAGCCACACTGGGATTGAGGTAGGAATTGATGTCAGGCTGAAGCGTGGGTATAAGTCTGCCACGGCGATGCCTACGTTGGCCACGGCTGTGTGCAGATCCGCTTCCGCCGCGATGACGTCGGGCCTGCGGCGCAGCAGTTCCGAAGGCAGACCCACCGGAACCACAGGCGTTTTCTCAAACACGGCCGCCTTCGGCATAGTCAGTTCCATGCGTGAGTTGTAAGTGCCGAGCAAGACGGAAAGCTGGTTTTTTGCAGAGGCCACCTGGGCAATCAGGGCGGGGATGTGGCTTTCCGTGGCGGCGACGCTGGAGGTAGCCTGTTCCACGTCCAGTTGGGGAGCAAATCCGGCTGTGTGGCGCTTTTCCGCAATGGTGAGGGTGCGGCGCTGGATTTCCAATTGTTCCCGGGCGATGCGGAGCTGTTCGCAGGCGGTGATCCAGTTGAAATAGGCCGTGGCCACGTCCGCCAGCAGGGAGGTGTGTCAACTACTGCTATCTGCACTTGGATTCCTGTTATTCCGTTTCCAGTTCAATATCCAGTTTTGATAATTTGGAAAACAATTCCAGATTCAACTCAAGAATGACTTTTTTATTTTTTGTTACTTACAACTAATTTATTGTCAATAATTTTCCATTCGTATACAAGATTCTCGATCCTTGGTAAACGCAGTATTTCCACAAGAGAGAATTCTTGATCCCCCTTTTTTTTGAATCCAAAAATACAAGAATGGAAATATCTTCCGTGCGTACTTTTTTCTATATTTGACATGCACCAGAGATTGGTGCCGCGGACTTGTGAAATTACAGGGTTGGGTGTCCATATTTCCGGCTGTGGATCTGATGCCCCGGCAGGGCTGATCCAGCATAAAACATATAACATTATTTTCAGTTTTCCGTACATATTGCTCTATATCCTATTCTGCTAATTCTGTTGCTCCTGAACCTTGAGGTCCTTCTTCTTTTACCCTGAATCTGAAAAAACGGAATAGGTTAATGTACATGGGGATCTGCATACTGGCTCACCAAACTATTTTCTTAAATTTTTATCATGCGTTGGATAGTATTTTCCCAATGCCCATCAACCTTAGTTTGTAAAGAGTGATGTATAATTTATTTAACGAGAGTTTTTCCAAACTGACAGTTCATATAACAGTAACTGCGGACATAAGTCTCTCCTGCTTCTGCAGGCTGTCGTTTTTATTAATCACATGATTATATAAATAATAACTAATTGATAAATTTAATTTTAGTCACAATAGCCTCCTTGACATCACTGTTCTTCCATTTACGCTGAGAGGAAAAAAGAGATTTTTCATATTTTAACGATATTTCAATTTTTTGATATCCGGGAATTGTCTTTTCGATATTAAAACGTAGTTTTTTCAATTTTCCTGGTGGTTCATCAATAAACTGGGCATCACGTAAATCAAGTCCTAGGCCGGCTAACGTCTCTTTCACGCTCTGTCCTGTAGGAAAATACCCATGCATACAGATCTTGGAACTATTTTCACTGATTATATTTAAAGAACTCTGTTTGCAACTAGAAAAAAGAGCAACCGATAAAAAAAGGATTGATAACCTACTCATAAACAAATTAATTTTTGAGAATAGCCATTTCGGGGAACTTTCCATCTTTATTGCAAGATTCGTAATAACATAGGCCGCAATCTTTAATAGCTTTTTTAACACCGGATTCAACACATTTCTGAAAGGATACAGATTGAGACGCATTGAACCCTTTTTTCCACTTATCACAACAATCTGCACATTTTTTGGATTTTTTAGTATCTCCAATCATCATAATATAGATACATCCTCCAGCCATGACTATTATGTATTTCCCGCTATGGTTATTGGTCAAAAAATTGATATCTTCACATGAAAATGAGACATTTTCGTATCCACCTTCATCTACCGAATAAGGATGCGTATGGAAAGTCCCTCCCATTTCTTCTCCACTGCCGGGTGTAGGAAAATCACCGAAACTTCCACTATCATTTCCTTTTCCTCTGCGGATACTTGATCCTATTCCTCCCGCCGGGCGGATAATAGAGCCACCCTGTTCAGTAACAGTTCCGTCTTTGTTAAAGCTATCTTTCCATGCTTGGTTAAATTCTTTAAGCCACTCTGGAGGTAATAAAAATACATCTGCACATTCTAGTCCAAGAATATCGAACATATTTTTTGGAGAATTCTTAATAAAACCATAAATATTCCATCCTCCTTGTTCCTGGATGGGGTCTCGATTAATCCATCTGCCATCAGCGGGATTGAGGTGGCGGTAATTGTAATAGACAAGTCCCAGTTCATCGTCTGCATACTCACAGGAAAACCTGAACCTGTTATCCTGAGCCATGTCTCCCTGTGCCGTGAGGAGGGCACCAAAGGGGGCATACTCATAGCGGGCCCTTCGTGCCTGCTGATCGTCAAAAAGAGAAGTGACGTTCTTCAGGGCGTCGTGCATGAAGAAAAGATGTTCCTCCATTTCTTGTCCATTTTGCTTCCAATGTGTCATCATCAGGAGGCGCGTGGCTGCCGGCTCTGTCGGATCCCATAGATAGCTCTTTTCTATCATTGGCTCAGGATGCATCAGGTCCAATTCAGCTATTTGCAAATAGCCTCGATATAGATAATAAGCGTGGCTGAATGTATTCCCGTTGACGGTGACTTTCTTGCTAAAACGCCGACCCATGTAGTCATAGCTGCAATCAATGACCATACGTCTGTCTTCACTTGTGAAGGAGACAGGCCTGTCATTGGCATCGTAGCAAACATTCCAAATCCCCGTTGAGGTCTTGATAGCAGTCTGGTTGCCGTCAGCGTCGTAAGTAGGCTTGAAGTCCTGTTCTCCCTGGGCAATCTTCAAGTACTGGTTGAGAGGGCTGGATTGATAGGATATTTCTTCTTCCTGTTCCCGGGCAGTTTTGCGATTGCCGATGTTGTCATAGCAATAGGCAAAACTTCTTCCTTGGCTCATCTGGTCTTCAATCAACTCGCTGCGGCTATTGTAGGTGAAGTTTCTGGTGATTGCAGGCGTAGCCGTGTCCCATGAATCCTTCCGTTGAACGGGACGCATCAAGTGGTCGTACTGGTAGACATGTCCGGCCAACATGTCGCCAGTCCCGGCATCCTCATAGCCGATGGAGGCCAGGAGGTTGAGCTTGGGATGGTAGGTGTTGCTGCGGACCATGCCGTTGGGATAGGACAATTGGTTGAGGAAGCCGCTGGTTTCATCATATTCCCAAGTAAAGGGAGATGCCAAACCTTCCATATTCATCCCGATCATGGCACCTTGATGGCCATAGTCAAGATGGGAGTGCTGCACGGTGCGGGTTCCGATCATCAGGCGATATCCGCAGGGACGCCCGAAGGAATCGTAGTCTTCCTGGATGCAGCTTTCCACGGTCCCAAAGGAAGTCTCTTGTTGTATCCTGCCATAGGCATCATAGCAGAGTTCTCTGGTTCCTGAGGCATCGCAAACAGAGGTCATCTGCCCGAGGTGGTTGTAGGCATAGAACCATGGCTGGGTGTTGTCGCTGTGGGAGACGGAAACAAGCTCTCCGGTAAGGGGAGCGTAGGCATAGGAGGAAACAATGCCCCTGGCTTTGGTGAGTGTTTCCAGGCGGTTGAGCCTGTCGTAGGTTTTGGAAACATAGGAACCATCGGCATAGGTTTTTTTCAATTCCAGTCCCGTGGCTGTGTCGTAGAGCCATGTGGTGGTGTCTCCGTCTGTGCGGTCGGAAGGATCGGAAGTGATGTCGCCTTCTTGTGCCCGGAAAGTGGTGAGGGCTACCATGTGGTCGGCTTCATCGTAGGCAAAGCATGCGGGTTGAATGGCGGTGCCGTACTCGGCGGTCTTTCTGCCGCGGATGTCATAAGAATAGCAGGTAGTGCCTCCCGTGGCATTGGTGATGCGGGCGACGGCATCGCAGCAGGGCATGTAGCTGGTGGTGGTGACGTTGCCTGCAGAGTCGGTGACTTTGCAGTGACGCCCGGCAAGGTCGGTTTCGCTGGTGGTGATATTTCCCCTGGCATCGGTCTGCTTTAGAATCATGCCTGTGGAGACATAGGAGCGGTTCTGTGAGGAATGGATGCCTGCGTGGCTGGTCTGGCTGACAGTGAACCTGTCAACCATGAGAGCCTCCGCGACGATAGTTGAAGTGGGAATGCTGCTGAATTGCGTGCGCTTGGTGGCAGCTGTGTATTCCGTCCATTGGATGCTCTGCTGTCCCAAGACATCGGTGGAAATAATTTTGCTTTCGATGACGGAATCCAGCTGTGATACCATGTTTTCTGTTACTTGAGTCAAGGGACGTCCCTGGGCGTTGTAAGTTGTAGCGGTTTGTACCTGGTAGATTCCGTCTTCTCTGAGCTGGTAACGCATAGAGTTTTCCGTGATTCTGTTTTTAGCAGGTTCATCAGGATGCAATTCGTTTAAACGAACGGTTTGCCTGACGGCTCTCCCCAGTTCATTGTAGTCAGTAATGGTGGGAGCTATGTCTTCTACTTGGGATCGGACAAGCTGCCCTCTGGCGTTATAAGTGTTGTTAGTTGCCACGAAGCCTCCCTTCGTGTTGGGTGTTTCCTGCCGAACGGTTTGACCAAATCCGTTTTCCACGGAGCGGGAAAGAACAATTCCTTGGGACAAAGTTGTGGTGAGGATGCCTTCTTCGGTCAATTCAAGCTGTGTCTCTACTTTTCCCTGTCCGGTTCCTCCCAGCCAGAGAGTGGTGCCATCGTAGTATCTCTTGGTAATCAACGTGGCTCCTGTGGGAGTGGTCACGGTGGTGGTAAGCTGGTTATCATTGTATTGGGTACGTGTTACCCGCCCCAGTATGTCGGTGGAGGAAATGACCCTTCCCAGATTATCATATTCTGTACTTTCCATAGTGGTCATGGCCCCTGTGTCGCAGCGTATGGAAATAATTCTACCGGTAGCGTCTCTCGTGTAGGATGTAATGGTTTCGGGCGTTGTCTCGGTAGCCGAGCGTATGGTTTCCACCAGCTGCCTGGCAGAGTTGTAGCCATAGGTGGTCACGATACCATCTTCGTCGGTTTCCTTTAACGGGCCACAGCACATCCATTCCGTTGTGCTGGTCCTGCCGTTGCCCCTGATGGTCTTGATCAATTTGAGTTCGGCATCGTATTCATAGTCTTCAGAAGAAATTAGAGACCAGTCTTCACCTGTGTGGACGTACTGCTCTTTTCTTGTGGTGGTGCCGTTTTCAGCGATGTATTGGACGGTTCTGGTACTTTGACCGGGAACAATGCTCCCATTAGCCTGAACAGTTGAAGTCTCTTTGTGGAGAGCACCATGATCCGTGGTGGCTTCATAGGTATAAATGGTCTGAACACCGTTGATGCCCTGGCTCATCTTCTGTCTTCCCCGGGCATAGGGATACTGTGCTGCTTCCCCATAAGTTTCTGAAATGCTTGTGTGAACCTCATCGGAGCCCAAAGCTGTTTCGGTCACTGTCGTGCGGTTGACTTCGGGGTTGTCTTCATAAGTGTAGCTCCTTTGGTTCAGAACGGTTTCCGTTCCGTCCTGGGCAATGATGACTTCCCTTTCCGTAGCCGGCCTGAAATCATTGAAACGCAGGTCGGCGTAGGTGGTGCGCGTTCCCTTTTCTCCTCCGCCTGCCCAGGGCATGGCCTGCAGAACCACACGGCCCTGATCGTCGTACTCGTAGCGCGTGTAGCCTCCGTCGGGCTGGATGATCAATGACACCCGGTACTGGTCGTTGTACGTGTAGAGTGTCGTTTGGGCCAAGGGGGTATTGTACCCTTCCGTACTGCTGATGGTCAGCCAGCCTCCGTCGGTATACTTCTTCACCGTGCGCGTACTGCTGGAAGGCCGGGAATCATTGATGCCCCTGACCGTTTCAATCCGCTCCCACTTGGAGCCGGGCAGGGCGTTGCGTTCAATCGTGCGTACGACGCGCTCATTCCCCTCCCCTTTGATGATGCTCACCTTGTTGCCTTCCTCCCGGCGTTCGATAACCCGCGGTTCCTGCCCGGACCTCTGGTTGGTAATGCGGGTTACCGTGACGCCTCCTTCCAGGGAAGTCTCGTAGAAAGCCGTTTTATAGGGCTCTCCGTTAACCACAAATTCCCCATCATGGGAGGCAGAAACATTCCCGGGAGCGTACCACTCCAGAGTGAGGCTGTTGTTTCCGGGAATGCTTCGCATCAGCCCCTGGGCCCGGGAATAGACGCTGTTGAGCGACCCGTTCTGGTTGTAGGTGACCTGAACCTTGCGGGCATACTCCTCGGCGGTCATGATGTGTCCTGAAGAACTGGTAACCGAAACGACTTCTCCGGTGGAGGAAGAGAAGCGCAGGATCATGCCGGAAGGAAGCACCATGTCCATGTAGGCGGGAGTGCCCTGGATATTGGGAGTGAGGTTTTCATTGAGCAGACGTACACGATAGTCCAGTTTTCTGGAGCTGCCAACGGGAGAAGCCTCGGCACTTCCTTCCGGGGCCTTGAAATAGATATGGCTTCCGGAGGGGCGTTTGACGGTGACTCGTCTTTCCTCTTGAGAGAAGGAAGCGCTCCATGCCATGGGGTGGTTGTAGCGCATGGAAGGCCCGATGTTGGAGTTGAGGCTGGAGGGGGTGGAAGATTGCGCCATCCTCATGAATCTGACCGGAGAAGGAGGAGGGGGACCTCCTGCAGAAGGGGGATTGACACAGGCATCACCCTGGCAGTCCTGTTCGTCATCGGGATCGCCCGGAGTAGGTTGCTTTTGGACGCAGTTCTCATCGCCTTCCTCGTCACAGTCACAGGGACAGGGGCATGGTTCCTCTTCGGTGGGCGGTTCGCTGGAGGAAGAAGACAGGGAGCTGGAACTGGAGCTGGAACTGGAGCTGGAACTGGAGCTGGAACTGGAGCTGGAACTGGAGCTGGAACTGGAGCTGGAACTGGAGCTGGAACTGGAGCTGGAACTGGAGCTGGAACTGGAGCTGGAACTGGAACTGGAACTGGAACTGGAACTGGAGCTGGAACTGGAACTGGAACTGGAACTGGAACTGGAACTGGAACTGGAACTGGAGCTGGAACTGGAACTGCTAGACTTGGGATCAAACTCAAAATCATCCCCTCCCCCTTCCGAAGAGCTGCTGGAGGTGGTCTCTTCTTCCTCGTCCCGATAAAGATTGACCAGGGTGATAACTTCCTCTCCTTCCTTGTCCGGAGGAGTTACATTGGGGTCGAGGTAGGAATTGATATCGGGCGCCTCCGCCTTGTCGGAAAGAATGGCAATGCAGAACTCCTGTCCGGAGCCCAGGGCGGCATGGTGCTCATGGACGATTTGGCACCAGTAATACCCCTGTTCCAGCACGACGCTCTCCGGCTTCACGGAAAGGTCCTTTGCTTCGCTGGTCAGTTCCACATTCCTGAATGGGATGGCCAGGGAGATGGAGGAATCGGCGTCCAGGGAAAGGAAATAGGTACCGCGTTTCATGATCTTGAGGTACCCGGTCCACTCATGGCGAGTGTCGCCGGAAGCGGAACGTGGGGAGATGAGAACGGGGGCGGTGACGCCGTTGACGTAGAAATCGGCCTGTGGGAGGCCGTTGGCGAACATGGGAACGAAGGGATAGCGGGGATCCGGAGTGTTGTCGGTATTGTTCATTGTCTTTTAAATCAAAGTTGTTCAAATGATTTATAGACACGGTAGAACTACCGGTCGCCCAAATGAAAGACGCCTGATACGTTATTCCGGAAGAAAGAATTTTATTTCTGCACAGTGTGATACCATACATCTCTAAAAGAAATCAGGTAGAAGAATCTCTTGGATTCTCCTACCTGAATCTTTGATTTAATAAATAGTATTTTAACTAATATATTAGTAATTAAATATTAATAACGATTTTACATTTTTTCTATTGCGGCAGGGTCTCTTTATTCCCGAACATACTCTTTGGACGGAAGCTGGCCGTTGAGGCGTTTCTCCCTACCATCCGCCGCCCAGGGCGCGGGCAAGCTGGACAATAGCTTTGCGGATATTCTGGCGCATGGTGACCAGGGATTCCTCCGAACTGAGCCAGGAGTTTTGCGCGGTAATCACGTTGAGGAACTCTGTTTCACCGCCCTGGTAGGATTCCATGGAAATCCTGAACGCTTCCTTGTTGGCTTCGTTTTCCTTTTGCAGGTATGGCATCTGGGAGGTGTAATTGCCGTAGTCGATGAGGGCTTCCTCAACCTCGGAGACAGCGGTAATCAATGTCTTGCGGTAGGTTTCCGCCGCCTGTTCCGCCGCCGCCTGCTGGGCGCGTACGTTGGCGCGCAGGGCGCCCCCCTGGAACAGGGGCTGTACCAGGTTGCCTCCCAGAGACCACGCATTGTTGTTTTCCCGGAAGAGCTGGGCGAAGTCGTTGCCGCGGCCGGATACGGAACCCGTCAGGCTGAAGCGCGGGTATAAGTCTGCCACGGCGACGCCTACGTTGGCCACGGCTGTGTGCAGATCCGCTTCCGCGGCAATGACGTCCGGCCTGCGGCGCAACAGTTCCGAAGGCAGTCCTACCGGAACTACGGGCGTTTTCTCAAAGACGGCTGCTTTCGGCATGGTCAGTTCCATGCGTGAGTTGTAAGTGCCGAGCAGGACGGAAAGCTGGTTTTTTGCAGAGGCCACCTGGGCAATCAGGGCGGGGATGTGGCTTTCCGTGGCAGCGACGCTTGAAGTTGCCTGTTCCACGTCCAGCCGGGGAGCAAATCCGGCAGTGTGGCGTTTTTCCGCAATGGTGAGGGTGCCGCGCTGGATTTCCAGTTGTTCCCGGGCGATGCGGAGTTGTTCGCAGGCGGTGATCCAGTTGAAGTAGGCCGTAGCCACGTCTGCCAGCAGGGAGGTGCGGACAGCGCAGGCGGAAGCTTCCGTGGACATCAGGGAGGCGCGGTACGCCTCAATGGAACGCCGGTTGCCACCGAAGAGGTCCAGTTCCCAGGAGGTGGACGCTCCCAGGGTAAAATCCTGAGAGGTGGAGCTGCGGAAGCCCCGGTCCGGGGACAGACTCCAGCCGGCGCTGGCGTCTGCGGAGGGCAGAAGGGAGGCTTGCGAGATGCGGAGCCTTTCCCTGGCTTCCCGGATGCGGAGCAGGGCCACCTTCATGTCCGGATTGTTGTTGAGGGATGTGGAGACGAGGCGGTTGAGCTGGGGATCGCCGAAAATACGCCACCAGGAACGCAGGTCTTGGTCCGTGCTGTGGGGAGGCTTGGCCGCTGCCCAGGAGGCCGGCAGGTCGTTGGCCGGGCGCTGGAAGTCCGGCCCCACCATGCAGGAAGCCAGGCAGCATGCGGTCAGGAGTGGGATGTATTTGAACATGGGTGACATGAAAAAGGGAAGGGGTGAATGGTTATTCGTGGCGAAGGGCGTCGATGGGGTCCATTTTGGAGGCTTTCCAGGACGGATACCAGCCGAAGACCAGCCCGATGAGTACGGAAACGCCTACCGCCAGGACCATGGCTTCCGGGGAGGAGGCCGTAGCCCAGTTCATGGTCCGGCTGACGACGGTGGAGATGGCCTTGCCGAGCAGGATGCCCAGGGCGCCCCCGACCACGCAGAGCAGGACGGCTTCCAGCAGGAACTGGCGCATGATGTCCTGAGGCCGGGCGCCCACGGCCATGCGCAGGCCGATTTCCTTGGTGCGTTCCGTGACGGAGACCAGCATGATGTTCATGATGCCCACGCCGCCCACCACCAGGGAGATCATGGCCACGATCATCAGCAGGTTGGTCATTACTTCCGTGGTGCTGCTCATGGCGCGGGACATTTCAGCCATGTCCCACACGCGGAAATCATCCAGCTGGCCGTCCTTCAGGCTATGCTTGGCGCGGATGACCTCCGTGATCTGGTCGATGGCTTCGGAAGAACGTTCCGGGTCCGCAATCTGGGCCATGATGAAGTCAATGTTGTTGAAGCGGCGCGGATGCGGGGCATCCGTGTACGGCTGATCCGTCGTCTCTGTATAGTAATCTACGGAAGAAGAGGTATACTTGTCTGCCCGGTTGAACGTAGTGGTGGATTTGCTGGAAGATGCCGAGGTGGAGCCGCCCCCTAGGCCCTGCAGGCGGTAGCGAATGCTCGTCCAGGGCAGGATGATGGAGTCGTCCTGGTCGCGGCCCATCATGTTGGCTCCTTTTTTCTTCAGGATACCGATCACCTTGAACATGACGTTCTTGATGCGGATATCCTTGCCCAGGGGGTCTTCATCCCCGAATAGTTCCTTGGCAACCGTTTGGCCGATGACGCAGACGCGCCTGGCCTGCTCCACATCTTCATCGGAAAAGGGCTGGCCGCGCTCCATGTCGTACCAGCTTTTGATTTTCAGGTATTCCACGGAACCGCCTTCCACGGTTTCCGGGCTCCAGTTCTTGTTGCCATAAATCACTTGGCCGCTGGCGCGCACCACGGGAGTGGCGCGGAGCACCATGGGGCAGTCCTTCATGATGGCCTCGCAGTCCGCATTGGTCAGTGAGGCTCTGCCGCCGGCGCCAGTGTTGACTCCGCTCTTGGAGATGGCTCCGGGGCGGATGTTCAGCGTGTCCGCCCCCATGGAGGCGATGGTGCTCTTGATCTGGAGCGTGGACCCCTGGCCGATTTCCACCATGGCGATCACCGCGGCAATGCCGATGATGATGCCCAGAATGGTGAGCGCGGCGCGCATGGGATTGCGCACCAGGGCCTTGATGCAGGTCTTAAGGAGGGGAAGGAATTTCATACGTCTTCTTTACTCAGCTTGTCGGAAATCCCTTCGCAGATCAGTCCGTCTTCCATATTAATGGCCCGGTCCGTAAAAGCGGCTATTTTGGGGTCGTGCGTGACCAGGATGACCGTGATGCCCTGCTGGCGGTTGAGATCCTTGAACATGTGCAGCACTTCCTTGGAGGTGGTGGAATCCAGGTTGCCCGTCGGTTCGTCCGCCAACAGAATGCCGGGGTTGTTGATGAGGGAGCGGGCGATGGCTACGCGCTGCTGCTGGCCGCCGGAAAGCTGGGCCGGGGTATGGTCCATGCGGTCGGACAGGCCCACCAGGTTCAGCAGTTCCGTGGCGCGCACCCGCATGGCTTTCATGCTCAGCGCAGGGTGGGCGTAAACGGCGGGCATCATGACGTTTTCCAGGGCCGTGGTGCGGGAGAGCAGGTTGAAATTCTGGAAGACGAAGCCGATGCGCTTGTTCCGTAATATGGCCCGTTCCGCCGGGTTGAATTTGGCTACGTCTTCCCCGGCTATGTAATAGTGGCCGGAAGTGGGACGGTCCAGACAGCCCAGAATATTCATCAGCGTGGACTTGCCGGAACCGGATGCCCCGGTCAGGGAGACGAATTCCCCTTCCTTGATGTCCAGAGTGATGCCTTTGAGCACCGGGAGGTCTATTTCTCCAAGATGGTACACCTTGGTTATGTCACGTAAGCGGATCACGTTATTGAATGCTTGAAGCGGTAAAAGAATTGTTAGGCGAGAATGGCGGCAGTTCCGGATCAGGGACGCGGAGGCGGGCCGCCCTTGCTTCCCCCGGGAGCCTGGCTGGTGTTGCCCGTGCTCGGCTTGCGGCGCGGCGGCATTTTGGGCGCGAAGGGATTTTCCCCGCCCGCAGAGGCGGACGGTCCGTCGCCGGAATTGCTGGAACGGTTTAAAACCTGGGCCGTAGAAACGATTTCCATACCCTCCCGGAGCGTTTCCCCCTTGACCGGGGTGAGCATGCCGTTGCTTTCCCCCTTGGTGACCAGGTGGGGGTAAAGGACATTATCCCTCAGTTCCCAGATGACGGCTTTTTTCTCCTCTCCCTTCTGGACGGGAGCGGCCAGTTCCGGCAGCATCTCTTCAAAAGCGGCTTTCTGTTCGGCGGTAAGCAGTTCCGGATCCGGACGGAAGCGGAGGGCCGCATTGGAAGCCAGCAGGGAATTCTTGATGTCCTGGACAATGAATTGCACATTGGCCGTCAGATAGGGAATGAGAAGCTTGTCCGGGTTGGGAACGTCAATGTCCACGATGTAAGTAACCACGTTGGACGTCATCGTGGCGTCCAGCCGGATCTTGTCCAC
Protein-coding sequences here:
- a CDS encoding ABC transporter permease, translated to MKFLPLLKTCIKALVRNPMRAALTILGIIIGIAAVIAMVEIGQGSTLQIKSTIASMGADTLNIRPGAISKSGVNTGAGGRASLTNADCEAIMKDCPMVLRATPVVRASGQVIYGNKNWSPETVEGGSVEYLKIKSWYDMERGQPFSDEDVEQARRVCVIGQTVAKELFGDEDPLGKDIRIKNVMFKVIGILKKKGANMMGRDQDDSIILPWTSIRYRLQGLGGGSTSASSSKSTTTFNRADKYTSSSVDYYTETTDQPYTDAPHPRRFNNIDFIMAQIADPERSSEAIDQITEVIRAKHSLKDGQLDDFRVWDMAEMSRAMSSTTEVMTNLLMIVAMISLVVGGVGIMNIMLVSVTERTKEIGLRMAVGARPQDIMRQFLLEAVLLCVVGGALGILLGKAISTVVSRTMNWATASSPEAMVLAVGVSVLIGLVFGWYPSWKASKMDPIDALRHE
- a CDS encoding ABC transporter ATP-binding protein — its product is MIRLRDITKVYHLGEIDLPVLKGITLDIKEGEFVSLTGASGSGKSTLMNILGCLDRPTSGHYYIAGEDVAKFNPAERAILRNKRIGFVFQNFNLLSRTTALENVMMPAVYAHPALSMKAMRVRATELLNLVGLSDRMDHTPAQLSGGQQQRVAIARSLINNPGILLADEPTGNLDSTTSKEVLHMFKDLNRQQGITVILVTHDPKIAAFTDRAINMEDGLICEGISDKLSKEDV